One window of the Primulina eburnea isolate SZY01 chromosome 18, ASM2296580v1, whole genome shotgun sequence genome contains the following:
- the LOC140820080 gene encoding glutathione S-transferase U17-like, translated as MGTSGVKLLGILPSPFVNRVVLALKIKSVEYELVEVNPHEKSGILVEANPVQKKIPILIHGDKPVCESLIIVQYIDEVWNEGPSLLPSDPYDRAMALFWADYIDGKWYESFKKLRGSEGEARKVVLDEISEGLVFLEKAFADCSKGKPFFGGENVGYLDIALGSIVGWIKVSETLIGVKIFDEEKLPLLVGWVDKMYSDSSVKDVMLNPQTLLEFYKKLQLATNPEAAAAE; from the exons ATGGGAACAAGTGGCGTAAAGCTTTTAGGAATCCTGCCAAGCCCATTTGTTAATAGGGTTGTCTTGGCTTTGAAGATCAAATCCGTTGAATATGAGCTTGTTGAAGTTAACCCGCATGAAAAAAGTGGGATCCTGGTTGAAGCCAATCCTGTCCAAAAGAAGATTCCGATTCTTATCCATGGCGATAAGCCCGTCTGTGAATCACTTATCATTGTGCAGTATATAGATGAGGTCTGGAACGAAGGCCCGTCTCTTCTCCCTTCCGATCCCTATGATCGTGCGATGGCCCTTTTCTGGGCAGATTATATCGATGGGAAG TGGTATGAATCATTCAAGAAACTCCGGGGATCAGAAGGAGAGGCGAGAAAAGTGGTTCTGGATGAAATATCCGAGGGATTAGTGTTTTTGGAGAAAGCTTTCGCTGATTGCAGCAAAGGGAAACCCTTCTTCGGAGGAGAAAACGTGGGATATCTCGATATCGCATTGGGAAGTATCGTGGGATGGATCAAGGTTTCAGAAACTTTGATTGGAGTTAAAATATTTGACGAGGAGAAGTTGCCACTTTTGGTGGGATGGGTCGATAAGATGTATTCGGACAGTTCTGTCAAGGATGTCATGCTGAATCCTCAGACATTGTTGGAGTTCTACAAGAAACTGCAGCTGGCCACAAATCCAGAAGCTGCTGCTGCTGAGTGA